One Pelobates fuscus isolate aPelFus1 chromosome 8, aPelFus1.pri, whole genome shotgun sequence genomic window carries:
- the LOC134570808 gene encoding gamma-crystallin 1-like, whose protein sequence is MGKIIFYEDKNFQGRSFECSSDNSDLHSHFSRCNSIKVENGNWIVYERANNQGHQYFLKRGEYPDFQHWNGFNDSINSCRIIPQYRGTFRIRIYEKEDFRGHTLEFSEDCPKVQEEFNYNDIHSCNVLEGHWIFYELPNYRGRQYYLRPGEYRRFSEWGAITPRVGSFRRVQDIY, encoded by the exons ATGGGAAAG ATCATCTTCTACGAGGACAAGAATTTCCAGGGCCGTTCCTTTGAGTGCAGCTCTGATAATTCAGACTTGCACTCACATTTTAGTCGTTGCAATTCCATTAAGGTGGAGAATGGAAACTGGATTGTATATGAGCGTGCAAACAACCAGGGGCACCAGTACTTCCTGAAGAGGGGAGAGTATCCTGACTTCCAGCACTGGAACGGCTTTAATGATTCCATCAATTCCTGCCGAATAATTCCACAG TATCGTGGGACCTTTAGGATAAGAATTTacgagaaagaagattttagaggtCATACATTGGAGTTTAGTGAGGATTGCCCAAAGGTTCAGGAGGAATTTAATTATAATGACATCCATTCATGCAATGTACTCGAAGGCCATTGGATCTTCTATGAACTGCCAAATTACAGAGGAAGGCAGTATTATCTTAGACCTGGagagtacaggagattcagtgagTGGGGTGCCATAACTCCAAGGGTTGGTTCTTTCAGAAGAGTTCAGGATATCTATTAA